In Nocardia sputorum, a single genomic region encodes these proteins:
- a CDS encoding WXG100 family type VII secretion target, whose product MTIKYNSPAITEMVGDLNQYGSNMKAQIDELNGAAAAFRENLQGEQAVSNFDTAHKNLTTELEDTLQKLDNLAAKVENALGRAIEADGKVGDGFAAF is encoded by the coding sequence ATGACGATCAAGTACAACTCGCCCGCCATCACCGAGATGGTCGGTGACCTCAACCAGTACGGCTCCAACATGAAGGCGCAGATCGATGAGCTCAACGGCGCGGCCGCCGCGTTCCGCGAGAACCTGCAGGGTGAGCAGGCGGTCTCGAACTTCGACACCGCGCACAAGAACCTGACCACCGAGCTGGAGGACACCCTCCAGAAGCTGGACAACCTCGCCGCCAAGGTCGAGAACGCGCTGGGGCGCGCCATCGAGGCCGACGGCAAGGTCGGCGACGGTTTCGCCGCCTTCTGA
- a CDS encoding WXG100 family type VII secretion target: MAYTTLGDGSGNTYGVEEGGIDSVVSRMEDSISTLRTSINQIDESVQAVARGWQGDAHREFNTAATEWHDEVTALNGKLDRLSQAVTSGKNTIVGSDAAGL; the protein is encoded by the coding sequence ATGGCTTACACAACTCTCGGCGACGGCTCGGGGAACACCTACGGTGTCGAAGAGGGCGGCATCGACAGCGTCGTCAGCCGCATGGAGGACTCGATCTCGACGCTGCGCACCTCGATCAACCAGATCGACGAGTCGGTGCAGGCCGTCGCGCGCGGCTGGCAGGGTGACGCCCACCGCGAGTTCAACACCGCGGCCACCGAATGGCACGACGAGGTCACCGCGCTCAACGGCAAGCTCGACCGGCTCTCGCAGGCTGTGACCTCGGGCAAGAACACCATTGTCGGCTCCGACGCGGCAGGCCTGTGA
- a CDS encoding ESX secretion-associated protein EspG: MTSLTNDALLVVAERLGVQTLPLALAVGPQQDSIEEYRAARERATTALIGDGLLDAEGEVAAELAGALFVLAQPDRELVARIYTGDGARRFCLARRGEQHALAVRSGDSFEVHPIWADGSDVSLARPLLAALGPCDPAEVAGFSALAAELADRLDTAERSTDYADAMYALGVGERDAAVLGLAFGSCRAYAEVVAYTHQDGLTNRAPGAVAVYDTGRGRIVVAPMVSPDQQIWSTVTTGTDHRVTQAVATLLEGLPGGRWLPQ, encoded by the coding sequence GTGACGTCGTTGACGAACGACGCGTTGCTCGTCGTCGCCGAGCGGCTCGGCGTGCAGACGCTGCCGCTGGCGCTCGCCGTCGGCCCGCAGCAGGATTCGATCGAGGAATACCGCGCCGCGCGGGAGCGCGCGACAACCGCACTGATCGGCGACGGCTTGCTGGATGCCGAGGGCGAGGTCGCGGCGGAACTGGCCGGTGCGCTGTTCGTCCTGGCGCAGCCGGACCGCGAGCTCGTCGCCCGCATCTACACCGGGGACGGCGCTCGCCGCTTCTGCCTGGCGCGCCGGGGCGAACAGCACGCGCTCGCCGTGCGCTCGGGTGACAGTTTCGAGGTTCACCCCATCTGGGCCGACGGCTCGGACGTGTCGCTGGCTCGTCCGCTGCTGGCCGCACTCGGCCCGTGCGATCCCGCCGAGGTCGCCGGATTCAGCGCGCTCGCCGCGGAATTGGCCGACCGACTGGACACGGCCGAGCGCTCCACCGACTACGCCGACGCGATGTACGCCCTCGGCGTCGGCGAACGCGACGCCGCGGTGCTCGGGCTGGCTTTCGGCTCCTGCCGCGCTTACGCCGAGGTCGTGGCCTACACCCATCAGGACGGGCTGACCAACCGGGCGCCCGGCGCGGTGGCGGTGTACGACACCGGTCGCGGGCGCATCGTCGTCGCCCCCATGGTCTCGCCGGATCAGCAGATCTGGTCGACGGTCACGACGGGCACCGACCACCGCGTGACTCAGGCGGTCGCCACCTTGCTGGAAGGGCTGCCCGGGGGGAGGTGGCTGCCTCAGTAG
- a CDS encoding PPE domain-containing protein translates to MIEPPQPGFTGVVWTARPPERLARDLTTGPGAVPMAEAVTAWSRLAASFGAAVAEYEKVLADLRGAWQSGRSDEVIQRVSTLRDWLIDAAAAAAANATRFQAQVAAYEIARLAMPNTGDLESLQQVQRMLESMGGMVGAPIRAIAADTDAEADMAKAVASRVMQNYEKATEPLALPWQHQEPPVVAPEQALTAERTAASAEATPSAALPRGAAPIGALPIGTVPVPAMPRVPTAYQAPVYAQSAATAEVVPRAPQATVSTGGQPAPLVPGALGQAGQAQDGARFPRGGLPTEASDQIEFEGGIQAAPAVLGGAEPAARAVAQEAGPETGGAA, encoded by the coding sequence ATGATCGAACCACCGCAGCCAGGTTTCACCGGCGTGGTGTGGACCGCGCGCCCGCCCGAGCGGCTCGCGCGCGACCTCACCACGGGGCCGGGCGCCGTGCCGATGGCCGAGGCCGTCACCGCATGGTCGCGCCTCGCCGCGTCGTTCGGCGCCGCTGTGGCCGAGTACGAGAAAGTCCTCGCGGACCTGCGCGGGGCCTGGCAGTCGGGGCGCAGCGACGAAGTGATCCAACGCGTCTCGACCCTGCGGGACTGGCTGATCGACGCGGCCGCGGCGGCGGCGGCCAATGCCACCCGGTTCCAGGCACAGGTCGCCGCCTATGAGATCGCCCGGCTGGCGATGCCGAACACCGGGGACCTCGAATCCCTCCAGCAGGTACAGCGGATGCTGGAGTCGATGGGCGGCATGGTCGGTGCGCCGATCCGGGCGATCGCGGCGGACACGGACGCCGAGGCCGACATGGCCAAAGCGGTGGCGTCGCGGGTCATGCAGAACTACGAGAAGGCCACCGAACCGCTGGCCTTGCCATGGCAGCACCAGGAGCCGCCCGTGGTGGCCCCGGAACAGGCGCTGACCGCCGAACGGACCGCGGCGTCGGCCGAGGCCACGCCGTCGGCCGCGCTGCCGCGCGGGGCGGCGCCGATCGGTGCGCTGCCGATCGGGACGGTACCCGTCCCGGCGATGCCGCGGGTGCCCACCGCGTACCAGGCGCCCGTGTACGCGCAATCGGCCGCGACGGCCGAAGTCGTGCCGCGTGCCCCGCAGGCCACGGTGAGCACCGGCGGGCAGCCCGCTCCGCTCGTCCCCGGCGCGCTGGGACAGGCCGGGCAGGCTCAGGACGGGGCTCGGTTCCCGCGCGGCGGCCTCCCCACGGAGGCGAGCGATCAGATCGAGTTCGAGGGCGGCATCCAAGCGGCGCCCGCGGTCCTCGGCGGCGCCGAACCCGCGGCGCGCGCCGTGGCGCAAGAGGCCGGCCCCGAGACGGGAGGTGCGGCGTGA
- a CDS encoding PE family protein, protein MSDGRGEVYDSVQFDSVTAGKASSGLDALADRLASDLRAAEEALTVVPAGTDEVSGRAARTANDVASSYLAGAQAGVHEMRKLAATLRRQSNQFDGMESANTADFDTTGGRSA, encoded by the coding sequence ATGAGTGACGGGCGGGGTGAGGTGTACGACAGCGTGCAATTCGACTCGGTCACGGCGGGCAAGGCGTCATCCGGGCTGGACGCGCTGGCCGACCGGTTGGCGTCGGATCTGCGTGCCGCCGAGGAAGCGCTGACCGTCGTTCCGGCCGGTACCGACGAGGTTTCCGGCCGGGCCGCGCGGACCGCGAACGACGTGGCGTCGTCGTATCTGGCCGGCGCGCAGGCCGGCGTGCACGAGATGCGCAAGCTGGCGGCCACGTTGCGGCGGCAGTCGAACCAGTTCGACGGCATGGAATCGGCCAACACGGCGGATTTCGACACCACGGGTGGCCGGTCCGCCTGA
- a CDS encoding type VII secretion target: MSHIEVVPDALRVYGSESAAMAAGVGAIAAADQAATVAAVVPVFGLIGQEFLVSYAFAQANHLSSVAQLAAVHAGTALTAHQAAATYEGTDTASGAAIGAIRTQS, translated from the coding sequence ATGAGCCACATTGAAGTAGTCCCGGATGCGCTGCGTGTATATGGAAGCGAATCGGCGGCCATGGCTGCCGGTGTCGGGGCGATCGCGGCGGCCGATCAGGCCGCGACGGTGGCCGCGGTGGTCCCGGTGTTCGGCCTGATCGGCCAGGAGTTCCTCGTCTCGTACGCTTTCGCGCAGGCCAATCACCTGTCATCGGTGGCGCAGCTCGCCGCGGTGCACGCGGGTACCGCGTTGACGGCGCATCAGGCCGCCGCCACCTATGAGGGCACGGACACCGCGTCGGGCGCGGCCATCGGAGCGATCCGCACGCAGTCATGA
- a CDS encoding YbaB/EbfC family nucleoid-associated protein gives MVETMDELIARVQNQLYRLTDLNEAMNAIRVTETSPDGAVTAEVDGNAALVGLRFSAAVSRLSPEEFENTVVGTARAAAHKAFAERGELITAFNEEATG, from the coding sequence ATGGTCGAAACAATGGACGAGCTGATTGCTCGCGTACAGAATCAGCTCTACCGGCTCACCGATCTCAACGAAGCCATGAATGCGATCCGGGTTACCGAGACATCGCCCGACGGTGCGGTGACAGCGGAAGTGGACGGAAACGCCGCGCTGGTCGGTCTCCGCTTTTCCGCTGCGGTATCCCGGCTTTCGCCGGAGGAGTTCGAGAATACTGTTGTGGGCACCGCAAGAGCGGCCGCGCACAAGGCTTTCGCGGAACGCGGGGAACTTATCACCGCATTCAATGAGGAGGCCACCGGGTAG
- a CDS encoding ESX secretion-associated protein EspG → MATHTWKFTDLEFLVLWEDFGEVGVPRPFSFTSRTPLWNDYLVEKSQTRAALLASSTPARKEMLEDLHRPDIRLRVLAFDGRDYTNVANNVRLMAARRADRGYLVTQLPGETVGHSGGFTVTECAAVELADVVVRALPEVESGKRADIVLADEDEDAELDYEYGASAVRDSFQGSVHDRSADFRSAATERFGFIDVLQAHSIFGPRGMTRHRLKWRDLVDDGRYVIDDGHPPVATAADGRRMVSVINARIAEVVRAIKDERG, encoded by the coding sequence GTGGCGACGCACACGTGGAAATTCACCGATCTCGAATTCCTCGTGCTCTGGGAGGATTTCGGTGAGGTCGGCGTGCCGAGGCCGTTCTCCTTCACCAGCCGCACGCCGTTGTGGAACGACTATCTGGTGGAGAAGTCGCAAACCCGGGCGGCGCTGCTCGCCTCGTCGACTCCGGCACGGAAAGAGATGCTCGAGGATCTCCATCGCCCGGACATCCGTCTGCGGGTGCTCGCATTCGATGGCCGGGATTACACGAACGTAGCGAACAATGTGCGGCTGATGGCGGCGCGTCGCGCGGATCGCGGATATCTGGTGACCCAATTGCCCGGGGAGACCGTCGGTCATAGTGGCGGATTCACTGTCACCGAGTGCGCGGCGGTGGAACTGGCCGATGTAGTCGTGCGGGCGCTGCCGGAGGTGGAATCCGGTAAGCGTGCCGATATCGTGCTCGCCGACGAAGACGAGGACGCGGAACTGGATTACGAATACGGCGCCTCCGCGGTGCGGGATTCGTTTCAGGGATCCGTGCACGATCGCTCGGCCGATTTCCGGTCCGCCGCGACCGAACGTTTCGGATTCATCGATGTGCTGCAAGCACACTCGATCTTCGGCCCGCGTGGCATGACCCGGCACCGTTTGAAATGGCGGGATCTCGTGGACGATGGGCGCTACGTGATCGATGACGGACACCCTCCGGTCGCGACCGCGGCCGACGGGCGACGGATGGTCTCGGTGATCAACGCGCGCATCGCCGAAGTCGTCCGCGCCATCAAAGACGAACGAGGATAA
- a CDS encoding TY-Chap domain-containing protein — MTGWGDLAAGLAAELAALRAGSIVKLVESGTGPRRRYAQFLQLDDALAAELVDDEWLALEARAGAAGRALIAESGWRERDAGHVNWWTELPWPSPTVDYRRLADMVVTGLRDGFGIHAPTALAYTAWDERSENRRLELPLLGLRQEP; from the coding sequence TTGACGGGATGGGGAGATCTCGCCGCCGGCCTGGCCGCGGAACTCGCCGCGCTGCGCGCCGGTTCCATCGTCAAGCTGGTCGAGTCCGGCACGGGACCGCGGCGGCGATACGCGCAATTCCTCCAGCTCGATGACGCCCTCGCCGCCGAATTGGTCGACGACGAATGGCTCGCCCTGGAGGCGCGCGCCGGCGCGGCGGGACGCGCGCTGATCGCCGAGTCGGGGTGGCGGGAACGCGATGCCGGCCATGTCAACTGGTGGACCGAGCTGCCTTGGCCGAGTCCCACGGTCGACTATCGCCGACTGGCCGACATGGTCGTCACCGGGTTGCGCGACGGGTTCGGCATCCACGCTCCCACCGCCCTGGCCTACACCGCGTGGGACGAACGCTCGGAGAATCGCCGATTGGAGCTGCCGCTGCTCGGCCTGCGGCAGGAGCCCTGA
- a CDS encoding DUF6301 family protein — protein MTEWRALTDSEIVDLAAGLRSLDGSQPMDAVPRLAEDFGWKVLTAHPDRAMLDAGFGMASGKIHGRAGLIVDIKLRVTDFAPNDADGRSRSRDAFAAMAAALTGALGDPTTRVPGVTAEVRWAGPETTLVLEDLGRSVQLSLTANSWLRLHDQAVELERQERS, from the coding sequence ATGACCGAGTGGCGCGCGTTGACCGACAGCGAGATCGTCGACCTGGCCGCAGGCCTGCGCTCGCTCGACGGCTCCCAGCCGATGGACGCGGTACCGCGGCTGGCGGAAGATTTCGGCTGGAAGGTGCTGACCGCCCATCCGGACCGGGCGATGCTGGATGCCGGATTCGGGATGGCCAGCGGGAAGATTCATGGACGTGCGGGCCTGATCGTCGATATCAAGCTGCGCGTCACGGATTTCGCGCCGAACGACGCGGACGGGCGGTCACGGTCGCGGGACGCGTTCGCGGCCATGGCCGCGGCGCTGACCGGCGCACTCGGCGATCCGACCACGCGAGTCCCCGGCGTCACCGCGGAGGTCCGCTGGGCGGGTCCGGAGACCACCTTGGTGCTGGAGGATCTGGGCCGCTCGGTGCAGTTGTCCCTGACGGCCAACTCCTGGTTGCGACTGCACGATCAGGCCGTCGAGCTGGAGCGACAGGAGCGGAGTTGA
- a CDS encoding YbaB/EbfC family nucleoid-associated protein, producing the protein MTNEQAKADLADILDGVQEQMRIIARLQQERAELTGRATVRGKRVTVVVNADNTVIDTQFGPNIDDLSYAEIAKAITDAAQQASAEVARKTRDLMAPLDTHRARMPKLSDLVEGMPDLRAPEPVPAPTAPPNAKERREFSDGSGMRFTDTETVERDRGGSVTDSSW; encoded by the coding sequence ATGACGAACGAGCAAGCCAAGGCGGACTTGGCCGACATCCTCGACGGCGTCCAGGAGCAGATGCGGATCATCGCACGGCTGCAACAGGAACGCGCCGAACTCACCGGCCGCGCGACGGTGCGCGGCAAGCGGGTCACGGTGGTCGTCAATGCCGACAACACGGTCATCGATACCCAGTTCGGGCCGAACATCGATGACCTCAGCTATGCCGAGATCGCCAAGGCGATCACCGACGCCGCGCAGCAGGCCAGCGCCGAGGTGGCCCGCAAGACGCGAGACCTGATGGCGCCCTTGGACACCCATCGGGCACGGATGCCGAAGCTGTCCGACCTGGTCGAGGGCATGCCCGACCTGCGCGCACCGGAACCCGTCCCGGCCCCGACGGCGCCGCCGAACGCGAAGGAGCGCAGGGAGTTCTCGGACGGCAGCGGCATGCGCTTCACCGATACCGAGACCGTAGAACGCGATCGTGGTGGATCGGTCACCGATTCCAGCTGGTGA
- the dtd gene encoding D-aminoacyl-tRNA deacylase: MRALLQRVSSAQVTVDDQVVGRIDPAAHGVPHGLVALVGVTHSDTEATAKALADKVWRLRILDGERSAADLHAPILVVSQFTLYADTRKGRRPSWSAAAPGAIAEPLVDVFAQALRELGATVATGRFGAHMHIDLVNDGPVTVLLEL, translated from the coding sequence GTGCGAGCCCTCCTACAGCGCGTGAGTTCCGCGCAGGTCACCGTCGACGACCAGGTCGTGGGCCGGATCGATCCGGCCGCCCACGGTGTCCCGCACGGCCTGGTCGCGCTGGTCGGCGTGACGCACTCCGACACCGAGGCGACCGCGAAGGCACTGGCCGACAAAGTGTGGCGGCTGCGCATCCTCGACGGGGAGCGCTCGGCCGCGGACCTGCACGCGCCGATCCTGGTGGTGAGTCAGTTCACCCTGTACGCGGATACCCGGAAAGGCAGGCGTCCGTCCTGGTCGGCGGCGGCTCCCGGCGCGATCGCCGAACCTCTGGTCGACGTCTTCGCGCAGGCGTTGCGCGAACTCGGCGCAACTGTCGCGACGGGGCGGTTCGGTGCGCACATGCACATCGACTTGGTGAACGACGGCCCGGTCACCGTGTTGCTGGAACTGTGA
- a CDS encoding DNA-directed RNA polymerase subunit beta, which produces MDQLALADTPTARCAYYRHTCDLPAGVHPEIGRIVLRAGFVGAITMPAALGQKVRDDLTRRRSELGPIISHVRSKRWTFLTRPDLPDDVRLFAELFRLNVSIVPSGGEIALPSPAAADADYRHWIVAPENNFRPSGASIVDIVRSCTRTARR; this is translated from the coding sequence ATGGACCAACTGGCGTTGGCGGACACCCCGACCGCCCGATGCGCCTACTATCGACACACTTGCGACCTGCCCGCCGGAGTTCATCCGGAGATCGGCCGAATCGTCCTGCGCGCCGGATTCGTCGGCGCGATCACGATGCCGGCCGCGCTGGGACAAAAGGTCCGCGACGATCTCACCCGGCGCCGCAGCGAGCTGGGTCCGATCATCTCGCACGTCCGGTCCAAACGCTGGACCTTCTTGACCCGCCCCGATTTACCGGACGACGTCCGGTTGTTCGCCGAGCTCTTCCGCCTGAACGTCTCGATCGTGCCCAGCGGCGGTGAGATCGCCTTGCCTTCGCCTGCCGCCGCCGACGCCGACTATCGGCACTGGATCGTGGCTCCGGAGAACAACTTCCGACCCTCCGGCGCGTCCATCGTCGACATCGTCCGGTCCTGCACGAGAACGGCCAGGCGATGA
- a CDS encoding DUF4254 domain-containing protein yields the protein MTTGALPAKHQVLQACRGELHESNPLLRCAHELTTLHERRLSAGSDSLDEIDALRAGLIRDIDRWITVQLPPAHGAAHVHTETVGAVIDRLAQFTANAYAALASASEWDLWDAWQRLAELAVGYDDLAAEVCAGVRRLPGAS from the coding sequence ATGACAACCGGGGCCCTGCCCGCGAAACACCAAGTGCTGCAAGCCTGCCGAGGTGAACTACACGAAAGCAACCCGCTGCTGCGCTGTGCACACGAGCTCACCACGTTGCACGAACGCAGGCTCAGCGCGGGATCCGACTCGCTCGACGAGATCGATGCGTTGCGGGCCGGCCTGATCCGGGACATCGACCGCTGGATCACGGTGCAGCTGCCACCCGCGCACGGCGCGGCGCACGTGCACACCGAGACCGTCGGCGCCGTGATCGATCGGCTGGCCCAGTTCACGGCGAACGCCTATGCGGCGCTGGCCAGTGCGTCGGAATGGGACCTGTGGGACGCCTGGCAGCGCTTGGCCGAGCTGGCCGTCGGTTACGACGACCTGGCGGCCGAGGTCTGCGCGGGCGTGCGCAGACTTCCTGGCGCATCGTAG
- a CDS encoding class I SAM-dependent methyltransferase — MGSPDDRADDKLALHVRRAGSFGSHAAAYAEHRPDYPAAAIRWALAAVAHRRPLTVLDLGAGTGKLTLGLLEAGATVIAVEPDEHMRAELTRRLPAVTAHAGTAEALPIPDDSVDAIVAGQAFHWFDLDRAYPEFLRVLRPGGVLAALWNTDDSTVDWVAGLKRIAGSSASTALPLLGQLEVPDHALFREHEFEHKTFPHRHRRTVESLTATIGTHSHTLVISPQERAEVLARITAYLRERPETAEGEFDLPIVTSVLRSTLRPVD; from the coding sequence ATGGGGAGCCCGGACGACCGCGCCGACGACAAGCTCGCTCTGCACGTCAGAAGGGCGGGTTCGTTCGGGTCACACGCTGCCGCGTATGCCGAGCACCGTCCCGACTATCCCGCCGCCGCCATCCGCTGGGCGCTGGCCGCCGTCGCGCATCGGCGACCGCTCACCGTCCTCGACCTCGGTGCCGGAACCGGCAAGCTGACGCTCGGCCTGCTCGAAGCCGGTGCGACGGTGATCGCCGTGGAACCGGACGAGCACATGCGCGCCGAACTGACCCGCCGGCTCCCGGCCGTCACCGCGCACGCCGGGACGGCCGAAGCCCTTCCGATCCCGGATGATTCGGTGGACGCGATCGTCGCCGGGCAGGCATTCCACTGGTTCGACCTGGACCGCGCTTATCCGGAGTTCCTCCGGGTGCTGCGACCCGGCGGCGTTCTCGCGGCGCTGTGGAACACCGATGACAGCACCGTGGACTGGGTCGCCGGGCTGAAGCGAATCGCCGGATCCAGCGCGTCCACGGCTCTGCCGTTGCTCGGGCAGCTCGAGGTACCCGACCACGCGCTGTTCCGCGAGCACGAGTTCGAACACAAAACTTTCCCGCATCGGCATCGGCGCACGGTCGAGTCCCTGACGGCGACCATCGGCACGCATTCGCACACGCTGGTGATCTCCCCACAAGAGCGGGCCGAGGTGCTCGCTCGTATCACGGCCTATCTGCGCGAGCGGCCGGAGACGGCCGAGGGCGAATTCGATCTGCCCATCGTGACTTCGGTGCTGCGATCGACACTTCGCCCCGTGGACTGA
- the map gene encoding type I methionyl aminopeptidase: MVFHRKKKVVPFRTAGELDAMAAAGAIVGRALVAVRAAAKPGVSTLELDEVAEQVIREAGAVPSFKGYHGFPASICASVNDRVVHGIPTAEEILAEGDLVSIDCGAILDGWHGDSAWTFGVGTIIEADRLLSEATKASMEAGIAAMLPGNRLTDVSHAIEQGTRAAEKEHGRAYGIVDGYGGHAIGREMHLDPFLANEGEPGKGPKLVVGSVLAIEPMLTLGTTQTKVLDDDWTVVTVDGSRAAHWEHTVAVTEDGPRILTLRPE, encoded by the coding sequence ATGGTCTTCCACCGCAAGAAGAAGGTCGTGCCGTTCCGGACGGCAGGTGAACTGGATGCCATGGCGGCGGCCGGCGCGATCGTCGGCCGCGCCTTGGTGGCCGTGCGCGCGGCAGCCAAGCCCGGGGTGTCCACCTTGGAACTGGACGAGGTCGCCGAACAGGTGATCCGTGAGGCGGGCGCGGTTCCGTCGTTCAAGGGCTACCACGGCTTCCCCGCGTCCATCTGCGCCTCGGTGAACGACCGTGTGGTGCACGGGATTCCGACCGCGGAAGAGATTCTCGCCGAGGGCGACCTGGTCTCCATCGACTGCGGGGCGATTCTCGACGGGTGGCACGGGGATTCGGCCTGGACCTTCGGCGTCGGCACGATCATCGAGGCCGATCGGCTGCTCAGCGAGGCGACCAAGGCGTCGATGGAGGCCGGTATCGCGGCGATGCTGCCCGGCAACCGGCTGACCGACGTCTCGCACGCCATCGAGCAGGGCACCCGGGCGGCCGAGAAGGAGCACGGGCGCGCCTACGGCATCGTCGACGGCTACGGTGGGCACGCCATCGGGCGGGAGATGCACCTCGATCCGTTCCTCGCCAACGAAGGCGAACCGGGTAAGGGCCCCAAGCTCGTGGTCGGCTCCGTGCTCGCGATCGAGCCGATGCTCACGCTCGGCACCACCCAGACGAAGGTGCTCGACGACGACTGGACCGTGGTCACCGTGGACGGCAGTCGTGCGGCACATTGGGAGCACACGGTCGCCGTCACCGAGGACGGACCCCGGATCCTGACGCTGCGTCCGGAGTAG
- a CDS encoding adenylate kinase, whose product MRVVLLGPPGAGKGTQAVLLSEKLGVPHISTGDLFRANISQQTPLGREAQKYMDAGDLVPSDVTNRMVEARVNEPDAANGFVLDGYPRTVDQADALEKILKDMNTKLDAVLRFVVPEDTVVERMLARGRTDDNEGVIRNRLRVYREETEPLLDHYDGLVVSVDGVGEVDDVNARALRALGH is encoded by the coding sequence GTGAGAGTTGTACTGCTCGGTCCGCCGGGCGCCGGTAAAGGCACCCAGGCCGTCCTGCTGTCGGAGAAGCTGGGCGTTCCGCACATCTCCACCGGGGACCTGTTCCGCGCGAATATCAGCCAGCAGACTCCGCTGGGCCGCGAGGCGCAGAAGTACATGGACGCGGGCGACCTGGTGCCCAGCGACGTGACCAACCGCATGGTGGAGGCGCGGGTCAACGAGCCCGACGCCGCCAACGGGTTCGTGCTCGACGGATACCCGCGCACGGTGGACCAGGCCGACGCGCTGGAGAAGATCCTCAAGGACATGAACACCAAGCTCGACGCGGTGCTGCGCTTCGTGGTGCCGGAGGACACCGTGGTCGAGCGGATGCTCGCCCGTGGTCGCACCGACGACAACGAGGGCGTGATCCGTAACCGCCTGCGGGTGTACCGCGAAGAGACCGAACCGCTGCTGGACCACTACGACGGCCTGGTCGTCTCGGTGGACGGCGTCGGCGAGGTCGATGACGTCAACGCGCGGGCGCTGCGCGCGCTGGGCCACTGA